The following proteins are encoded in a genomic region of Alnus glutinosa chromosome 8, dhAlnGlut1.1, whole genome shotgun sequence:
- the LOC133876011 gene encoding uncharacterized protein LOC133876011, with amino-acid sequence MVCFCFMVDQKRQLRSSKPVAGTCSRCCRGASVGDMTTLTRFCYVPIYWKSWKAIICTFCGAILKSYR; translated from the coding sequence ATGGTTTGCTTTTGTTTCATGGTGGATCAAAAGAGGCAGTTGAGGAGCAGCAAGCCGGTGGCAGGAACGTGTTCGCGGTGCTGCCGTGGCGCGAGCGTCGGCGACATGACAACGTTGACTCGGTTTTGCTATGTTCCGATTTATTGGAAATCTTGGAAGGCTATCATATGTACTTTCTGTGGAGCTATCCTTAAATCCTATAGATga